A DNA window from Kitasatospora atroaurantiaca contains the following coding sequences:
- a CDS encoding non-ribosomal peptide synthetase → MTAETIRSATPSQLRLITHHRLFPGDASFNLPVCHRLDGDVDVERLRSVLERLGRGIGAFGVSFHDRAGAAVSVQDASRVAEFTVPVIELPGPGRVPVVERLTALADTPIAPEARSQVDFAIHRAADGVYVSLLFSHLVADAYTFYNFVDVVERLYEDPSADLPGTAALHPADLVDEPVTAPAALEFFARQLGSLSSLTNDGLGQPRSGGALAGTQRRLELDDELSARIRARLAEQGASPFAFFLAVHLVMLSRLTGNRELVAGVPLGNRRGLRQRQAFGYFVNTLPLAVDLTAHRTFADLVRTVQDDSVGMLRHQSFDLAANLRTVAEGMQSTLLTLDNAFTYYRQPIELRLPGSEVEPLLVPRRQVRYPFGMTVEDFGGRFAVNLEYVDGLRDADPEGMLRHLLTLVAEDPETELRSLPAMAPDQEQRIRRLIGEPEDFELPLSLTAWFERTVAEHPGRTAVQDGDDRLTYAELNARANRVAHRIADLVPGDCVAVAMRRGLDLVAVLLGVLKAGKTYVPLDPASPAARIAHIVADFEGGLPLIADENRWPDTGMHLLDSTALLAEGAEHDPAGGDRRAEPAYIIFTSGSTGRPKGVQVTHANVMRLFRSAERHFGFGPADTWCLFHSYAFDVSVWELFGALLHGGRLVVVPELTAKSPDRFLALLAETGVTVLNQTPSAFRQLLKVLTPQQADALAVRHVVFAGEALSFAALRPWYELMGERAQLVNMYGITETTVHTTYHPIRPQDALCTRESVIGRPLADLTVTVVDRDLHPCPVGVPGELLVGGAGVALGYLGRPELTEQRFLPGPRPGERLYRSGDLGVVRPDGTLVYLGRIDRQVQLRGFRIELGEIESALMAVDGVRECAVRLSRSAQGEPELVGFLVGRSIGSDARVRAALRDLVPAYMVPGRLVRLDALPLTVNGKVDDRALPWPAAESPRPAAPLRQGNHELVRAAWQQALPGAAIGPDDNLFDLGGSSAHVIEVYQRLQERSDIKELEIIDLFEHTTVRRLAAHLDALDVPGPAAAEEAKTGV, encoded by the coding sequence ATGACAGCGGAGACCATCCGCTCGGCCACGCCGTCACAGCTCCGGCTGATCACCCACCACCGCCTGTTCCCGGGCGACGCCTCCTTCAACCTGCCGGTCTGCCACCGGCTGGACGGCGACGTCGATGTCGAGCGGCTGCGCTCGGTGCTCGAACGGCTGGGCCGCGGGATCGGCGCGTTCGGCGTCAGCTTCCACGACCGGGCCGGTGCGGCGGTCAGCGTCCAGGACGCCTCCCGGGTGGCGGAGTTCACGGTGCCCGTGATCGAGCTGCCCGGGCCGGGCCGGGTCCCGGTCGTCGAGCGGCTGACCGCGCTGGCCGACACGCCGATCGCCCCGGAGGCCCGGTCGCAGGTGGACTTCGCCATCCATCGGGCCGCCGACGGCGTGTACGTGTCGCTGCTCTTCTCGCACCTGGTCGCCGACGCCTACACGTTCTACAACTTCGTCGACGTGGTGGAGCGGCTCTACGAAGACCCGTCCGCCGACCTGCCCGGCACGGCCGCCCTCCACCCGGCCGATCTGGTCGACGAGCCGGTGACCGCGCCGGCCGCGCTGGAGTTCTTCGCCCGGCAGCTCGGCTCGCTCTCCTCGCTGACCAACGACGGGCTCGGACAGCCGCGGTCCGGCGGTGCGCTGGCGGGGACGCAGCGGCGGCTGGAGCTCGATGACGAGCTGTCCGCGCGGATCCGCGCACGGCTCGCCGAACAGGGCGCCAGCCCGTTCGCCTTCTTCCTCGCCGTGCACCTGGTGATGCTCTCCCGGCTCACCGGGAACCGCGAGCTGGTCGCGGGCGTGCCGCTCGGCAACCGGCGCGGTCTGCGCCAGCGCCAGGCGTTCGGCTACTTCGTCAACACCCTCCCGCTGGCGGTGGACCTCACCGCCCACCGGACCTTCGCCGACCTGGTCCGCACGGTGCAGGACGACTCGGTCGGCATGCTGCGGCACCAGAGCTTCGACCTGGCCGCCAACCTGCGCACGGTGGCCGAGGGAATGCAGAGCACCCTGCTGACTCTCGACAACGCCTTCACCTACTACCGCCAGCCGATCGAACTCCGGCTCCCCGGCAGCGAGGTGGAGCCGCTGCTGGTGCCCAGGCGGCAGGTCAGGTACCCGTTCGGTATGACCGTGGAGGATTTCGGGGGCCGGTTCGCGGTCAACCTCGAGTACGTCGACGGCCTGCGCGACGCCGACCCGGAGGGCATGCTGCGGCACCTGCTCACGCTGGTCGCCGAGGACCCGGAGACCGAACTGCGTTCCCTCCCCGCGATGGCTCCCGACCAGGAGCAGCGCATCCGGCGGCTGATCGGTGAGCCGGAGGACTTCGAGCTCCCGCTCTCGCTCACGGCCTGGTTCGAGCGGACCGTCGCCGAGCATCCCGGCCGCACCGCCGTCCAGGACGGCGACGACCGTCTGACCTACGCCGAGCTCAACGCCCGGGCCAACCGGGTGGCCCACCGAATCGCCGACCTGGTCCCCGGCGACTGCGTCGCGGTCGCTATGCGGCGCGGCCTCGACCTGGTCGCCGTCCTGCTCGGGGTGCTCAAGGCCGGAAAGACCTACGTGCCGCTCGACCCCGCCTCGCCCGCCGCCCGGATCGCCCACATCGTCGCCGACTTCGAGGGCGGGCTGCCGCTGATCGCCGACGAGAACCGGTGGCCGGACACCGGGATGCACCTGCTGGACAGCACGGCCCTGCTGGCCGAGGGCGCCGAGCACGACCCGGCGGGTGGCGACCGCCGCGCCGAGCCCGCGTACATCATCTTCACCTCCGGCTCCACCGGCCGGCCCAAGGGCGTCCAGGTGACCCACGCCAACGTGATGCGGCTGTTCCGCTCCGCCGAACGGCACTTCGGCTTCGGACCGGCCGACACCTGGTGCCTGTTCCACTCGTACGCCTTCGACGTGTCGGTGTGGGAGCTGTTCGGTGCACTGCTGCACGGCGGACGGCTGGTCGTCGTGCCGGAGCTGACCGCCAAGTCCCCGGACCGCTTCCTGGCCCTGCTGGCCGAGACCGGCGTCACCGTGCTCAACCAGACCCCCTCCGCGTTCCGGCAGTTGCTCAAGGTGCTGACGCCGCAGCAGGCCGACGCGCTCGCCGTGCGCCACGTGGTCTTCGCCGGCGAGGCGCTGTCGTTCGCGGCGCTGCGGCCCTGGTACGAGCTGATGGGCGAGCGCGCGCAGCTGGTCAACATGTACGGCATCACCGAGACCACCGTGCACACCACGTACCACCCGATCCGGCCGCAGGACGCCCTGTGCACCCGGGAGTCGGTGATCGGCAGGCCGCTGGCAGACCTGACGGTCACCGTGGTCGACCGGGACCTGCACCCGTGCCCGGTCGGCGTGCCCGGCGAGCTGCTGGTCGGCGGGGCCGGGGTCGCGCTCGGCTACCTGGGCCGGCCCGAACTCACCGAGCAGCGCTTCCTGCCCGGCCCGCGTCCGGGGGAGCGGCTGTACCGCTCGGGCGACCTGGGGGTGGTCCGTCCGGACGGCACCCTGGTGTACCTCGGCCGGATCGACCGGCAGGTGCAGCTGCGCGGCTTCCGGATCGAGCTCGGCGAGATCGAGTCCGCGCTGATGGCCGTGGACGGGGTCCGCGAGTGCGCCGTGCGGCTGTCCCGGTCCGCGCAGGGCGAGCCGGAGCTGGTCGGCTTCCTGGTCGGCCGCTCGATCGGCTCCGACGCGCGGGTCCGGGCCGCGCTGCGCGACCTGGTGCCCGCGTACATGGTCCCGGGCAGGCTGGTACGGCTGGACGCGCTGCCGCTCACCGTCAACGGCAAGGTGGACGACCGGGCCCTGCCCTGGCCGGCCGCAGAATCACCCCGGCCCGCAGCCCCGCTCCGGCAGGGCAACCACGAACTGGTGCGCGCGGCGTGGCAGCAAGCGCTGCCGGGCGCGGCCATCGGCCCGGACGACAACCTCTTCGACCTGGGCGGGTCGTCCGCGCACGTGATCGAGGTCTACCAGCGGCTCCAGGAGCGGTCGGACATCAAGGAGTTGGAGATCATCGACCTGTTCGAGCACACCACCGTACGCCGTCTCGCCGCCCACCTGGACGCGCTCGACGTTCCCGGACCGGCCGCCGCCGAGGAGGCGAAGACCGGTGTCTGA
- a CDS encoding polyketide synthase, with translation MSEPTDETAAIAIVGMAGRFPGAADVRTLWAGLLEGTEQVRRFGADEMLGAGVPPEQIAADTHVPYGADLADADLFDAEFFGMTPRDAMLTDPQQRLFLTCAWEALQDSGNPPSRLTGRTGVFGSTTLSTYLLANVLRSPEFADSALSYPVLIGNDKDFLTTRVSYRLGLTGPSMAVQSACSGSLTAVHLACASLRRGESDLALAGGVSVTLPQTGGYGYQEGGILSRDGHCRVFDADSAGTVKGNGCAVVALKRLADAVADGDQVYAVIRGTAVNNDGADKIGFTAPGPAGQQAAILAALAESGVPAHRIGYIETHGTGTALGDPIELRALAAAHTAVGGPAPGCAIGSVKANLGHLDAAAGVVGLVKAALVLRHQTIPPQINFDRPNPLLRLDRLPYRVITEATPCDPPLAAAAVSSFGLGGTNAHIVLTAPPYRGPSPAGRYPVVLSARDPEALRAGAQDLLDFLQTQPVPVAELARTLLTGRDPMPVRHAFTASDTAEVCAGLQALLDGEEPDRTDEAVLAWLDGEDLRPADWGLARAGKVSLPPYPLRPVRHWIEPAAPPEPAEPADPARSAGNGEPAGNERSAEKAARPSVAGVVDLLERHLRRTPISPDDDYYALGGDSLTAVDIVTALRDAFGAEIDLDTFAALRTPRRITEWIAERLGGAGSGAVDGISPVRDGDGRTLFLLPPAGGTNFCYFQLASHAGQARTPIAAVTLPGDRPATLRALAGAYLASIRMAQPHGPYRLGGYSFGGNVAFELALQLQAEGEEVELLVMFDSHPPEAYVGSRITDKEFAAAFPLMLRQAFAHDLDPAVLDNPPADLEQLLELARLPHWTEATVAEYRSFFRTWKHNHDALKGHYPDRPLRTDLVLFEAEEQENRDLLEALQIRTEPKTRWQGHLEGELAVLPVPGNHFTMFTDPAHLSRLAAALDSVLAAYDRP, from the coding sequence GTGTCTGAGCCGACCGACGAGACCGCAGCGATCGCCATCGTGGGGATGGCGGGCCGGTTCCCCGGCGCGGCCGACGTCCGCACCCTCTGGGCCGGCCTGCTCGAAGGAACCGAGCAGGTGCGGAGGTTCGGTGCGGACGAGATGCTGGGAGCCGGCGTCCCGCCGGAGCAGATCGCCGCCGACACCCATGTCCCGTACGGCGCCGACCTCGCCGACGCCGACCTGTTCGACGCCGAGTTCTTCGGCATGACGCCCCGGGACGCCATGCTGACCGACCCTCAGCAGCGGCTGTTCCTCACCTGCGCCTGGGAGGCCCTGCAGGACTCCGGGAACCCGCCGTCCCGCCTCACCGGGCGGACCGGCGTCTTCGGCAGCACGACCCTGAGCACCTACCTGCTCGCCAACGTCCTGCGCAGCCCCGAGTTCGCCGACTCCGCGTTGAGCTACCCGGTCCTGATCGGCAACGACAAGGACTTCCTCACCACTCGGGTCTCCTACCGCCTGGGCCTGACCGGCCCGAGCATGGCCGTGCAGAGCGCCTGCTCCGGTTCGCTGACCGCCGTGCACCTTGCCTGCGCCTCGCTGCGCCGCGGCGAGAGCGACCTGGCTCTGGCCGGCGGGGTCAGCGTCACCCTGCCGCAGACCGGCGGGTACGGCTACCAGGAAGGCGGCATCCTGTCCCGCGACGGGCACTGCCGGGTGTTCGACGCCGACTCCGCCGGCACGGTCAAGGGCAACGGCTGCGCCGTGGTGGCGCTCAAACGCCTCGCCGACGCGGTGGCCGACGGCGACCAGGTGTACGCAGTGATCCGCGGCACCGCCGTCAACAACGACGGCGCCGACAAGATCGGCTTCACCGCGCCCGGCCCCGCCGGACAGCAGGCGGCGATCCTGGCAGCCCTGGCCGAGTCCGGCGTTCCGGCCCACCGGATCGGCTACATCGAGACCCACGGCACCGGCACCGCGCTCGGCGACCCGATCGAACTGCGCGCCCTCGCCGCCGCGCACACGGCGGTCGGCGGCCCGGCGCCGGGCTGTGCCATCGGCAGCGTCAAGGCCAACCTCGGCCACCTGGACGCCGCCGCGGGCGTGGTCGGCCTGGTCAAGGCTGCCCTGGTACTGCGTCACCAGACCATCCCGCCGCAGATCAACTTCGACCGCCCCAACCCCCTTCTGCGGCTGGACCGGCTGCCCTACCGGGTGATCACGGAGGCCACCCCGTGCGACCCGCCGCTGGCCGCCGCAGCCGTCTCCTCCTTCGGCCTCGGCGGGACCAACGCGCACATCGTGCTGACCGCACCGCCGTACCGCGGCCCGAGCCCCGCGGGTCGGTACCCCGTCGTGCTCTCGGCCCGCGACCCCGAGGCGCTGCGGGCCGGCGCGCAGGACCTGCTCGACTTCCTGCAGACACAACCGGTGCCTGTGGCCGAGCTCGCCAGGACCCTGCTGACCGGCCGCGACCCCATGCCCGTCCGCCACGCCTTCACCGCCTCCGACACCGCGGAGGTGTGCGCCGGGCTGCAGGCCCTGCTCGACGGCGAGGAGCCCGACCGCACCGACGAGGCGGTCCTCGCCTGGCTCGACGGCGAGGACCTGCGGCCCGCGGACTGGGGCCTCGCCCGGGCGGGCAAGGTCTCGCTGCCGCCGTACCCGCTCCGGCCCGTCCGCCACTGGATCGAGCCCGCCGCGCCCCCTGAGCCCGCCGAGCCTGCCGATCCCGCACGGAGCGCCGGGAACGGCGAGCCCGCCGGGAACGAACGGAGCGCCGAGAAGGCGGCCCGGCCGTCCGTCGCCGGCGTCGTTGACCTCCTCGAGCGCCACCTGCGGAGGACGCCGATCAGCCCGGACGACGACTACTACGCGCTCGGCGGTGACTCGCTGACCGCCGTCGACATCGTCACGGCACTGCGGGACGCCTTCGGCGCGGAGATCGACCTGGACACCTTCGCGGCCCTGCGCACACCCCGCCGGATCACCGAGTGGATCGCCGAGCGGCTCGGCGGTGCCGGCTCCGGGGCCGTGGACGGCATCAGCCCGGTCCGGGACGGCGACGGGCGCACGCTCTTCCTGCTCCCGCCGGCGGGCGGCACCAACTTCTGCTACTTCCAACTGGCTTCGCACGCCGGGCAGGCCCGTACGCCTATCGCGGCCGTCACCTTGCCGGGCGACCGGCCGGCCACCCTGCGGGCCCTGGCGGGCGCGTACCTGGCATCGATCCGCATGGCGCAGCCGCACGGCCCGTACCGGCTAGGCGGCTACTCCTTCGGAGGCAACGTCGCATTCGAACTCGCTCTGCAGCTCCAGGCCGAGGGCGAGGAGGTCGAACTGCTGGTGATGTTCGACAGCCACCCGCCGGAGGCCTACGTGGGCTCACGAATCACCGACAAGGAATTCGCCGCCGCCTTCCCCCTGATGCTCCGTCAGGCCTTCGCCCACGACCTCGACCCGGCGGTGCTCGACAACCCGCCCGCCGACCTGGAGCAACTGCTCGAACTCGCGCGGCTGCCGCACTGGACCGAGGCCACGGTGGCCGAGTACCGCAGCTTCTTCCGCACCTGGAAGCACAACCACGACGCCCTCAAGGGCCACTACCCCGACCGGCCGCTGCGCACCGACCTGGTCCTGTTCGAGGCCGAGGAGCAGGAGAACCGGGACCTCCTGGAGGCCCTCCAGATCCGCACCGAACCGAAGACCCGCTGGCAGGGCCACCTGGAGGGCGAACTGGCCGTACTCCCCGTCCCGGGCAACCACTTCACCATGTTCACCGACCCCGCCCACCTGAGCCGTCTGGCCGCCGCCCTGGACTCCGTCCTGGCCGCCTACGACCGGCCCTGA
- a CDS encoding CARDB domain-containing protein, with protein MPHVLTVDHPPGPPHRPSLPGLRVLVLALLAALLLAVGVTPAHAAPGPGVRALRPGVPGTALGWGRGNNGQLGDGTTIANRTTPDRVCGGAPCTGPLQDVISLSSGDLHTLALRSDGTVLAWGNNASGQLGNGTYTDQATPTPVCAAGQSAPCSAFLSGVVAVAAGYSYSLALLADGTVAAWGSNAFGQLGDGTTSSRNTPVTTCRYSCTSALSNVVAITAGGGNLALLSSGFVFSWGANERGELGNGTTTNSTSAEPVCADQACNASLTGITAVSAGGGHSMALRSDSSVVAWGLNADGEVGDGTTTDRYAPVRVCAVGQSAPCTQGLTGIAALGTGALSAAVTTTGAVRTWGYNFLGQLGDGTTTNRTTPVIVCAVGESAPCTRGLTGVSAVTSGTGHAVALRSDGGVVGWGWNTNGQVGDGTTTQRNTPVRVCAVGESAPCGRFLEGATVISGGTEFTTAVVRPLADLAVAISASPEPVVNGANLTYTVTVRNSGPTSAEGVTLTDTVPANGRFVSAAASKGSCVTPPVGSTDSVKCTIGVLASGTTATVTLVVRPVSTGGGSITDTARATGTTPDPDTDNNTATITTPLR; from the coding sequence ATGCCGCACGTCCTCACCGTGGACCACCCGCCCGGGCCGCCGCACCGACCGTCCCTGCCAGGACTGCGCGTCCTCGTCCTCGCGCTGCTCGCCGCCCTGCTGCTCGCCGTCGGCGTGACTCCCGCGCACGCCGCGCCCGGGCCGGGGGTCAGGGCGCTGCGCCCCGGCGTCCCGGGGACCGCCCTCGGCTGGGGACGGGGCAACAACGGCCAGCTCGGCGACGGCACCACCATCGCCAACCGCACGACGCCCGACCGCGTCTGCGGGGGTGCCCCGTGCACCGGGCCGCTCCAGGATGTGATCTCGCTCTCGAGCGGCGACCTCCACACGCTCGCGCTGCGTTCGGACGGCACCGTCCTCGCGTGGGGCAACAACGCCTCCGGTCAGCTCGGCAACGGCACGTACACCGATCAGGCCACCCCGACGCCGGTCTGCGCCGCCGGTCAGAGCGCACCCTGCTCGGCATTCCTCAGCGGCGTTGTCGCCGTCGCCGCCGGCTACTCGTACAGCCTGGCGCTGCTTGCCGACGGCACCGTCGCCGCCTGGGGCTCCAACGCCTTCGGCCAGCTCGGCGACGGCACCACCAGCTCACGCAACACGCCGGTCACGACCTGTCGGTACAGCTGCACGTCCGCACTCTCGAACGTGGTCGCCATCACCGCCGGGGGCGGCAACCTCGCCCTGCTCTCCAGCGGCTTCGTCTTCTCCTGGGGCGCCAACGAACGTGGCGAGCTCGGCAACGGCACCACCACCAACTCGACCTCTGCCGAGCCGGTCTGCGCCGACCAGGCGTGCAACGCGTCGCTGACCGGCATCACCGCCGTCTCAGCCGGCGGAGGCCACAGCATGGCGCTGCGCTCCGACAGCAGCGTCGTCGCCTGGGGCCTCAACGCCGACGGCGAGGTCGGCGACGGCACCACCACCGACCGTTATGCGCCGGTGCGCGTCTGCGCCGTCGGCCAGAGCGCGCCCTGCACTCAGGGCTTGACCGGCATCGCCGCCCTGGGCACCGGCGCCCTCAGCGCCGCAGTGACCACCACAGGAGCCGTCCGCACCTGGGGATACAACTTCCTCGGTCAGCTCGGCGACGGCACCACCACCAACCGGACCACGCCCGTCATCGTCTGTGCCGTCGGCGAGAGCGCGCCCTGCACCCGGGGCCTGACCGGCGTATCCGCCGTCACCTCCGGCACCGGCCACGCCGTGGCGCTGCGCTCCGACGGCGGCGTGGTCGGCTGGGGCTGGAACACCAACGGCCAGGTAGGAGACGGCACCACCACTCAGCGGAACACGCCCGTACGTGTCTGTGCCGTCGGGGAGAGCGCGCCGTGCGGCCGGTTCCTCGAAGGCGCGACCGTCATCAGCGGCGGCACCGAGTTCACCACGGCCGTCGTACGGCCGCTGGCGGACCTCGCCGTCGCCATCAGCGCCTCCCCCGAGCCGGTCGTGAACGGTGCGAACCTGACGTACACGGTCACCGTGCGGAACAGCGGTCCGACGAGTGCGGAGGGTGTCACGCTCACCGACACGGTGCCCGCGAACGGCCGGTTCGTCAGTGCCGCCGCCAGCAAGGGCAGCTGCGTCACCCCGCCCGTCGGCTCCACCGACAGCGTGAAGTGCACCATCGGCGTGCTGGCTTCCGGCACCACGGCCACCGTCACCCTGGTGGTCAGGCCGGTCAGCACCGGTGGGGGCAGCATCACCGACACCGCGAGGGCCACGGGTACCACACCCGACCCGGACACCGACAACAACACCGCGACCATCACGACACCGCTCCGCTGA
- a CDS encoding M24 family metallopeptidase: MPDPASPLQLTVTSGRLRQARESAARAGVDALLISPGADLRYLTGYHAAPLERLTCLVLPVEGDPFLLVPALEEPAAHASPAAGLDLEIISWQETQDPYAIAVARLPARGTVGIDNRMWAEKAMAFQAALPGGRQVLAGPVLGELRMRKTPKEVQALRQAAAAIDRVHARMAEWLRVGRSEREIGRDIADAIITEGHVQVDFVIVGSGPNSASPHHELSDRVLRAGDSVVVDIGGTTAAGYCSDSTRCYTLGEPPAEYRRLYEVLLRAQRAQTAAVRPGITAEELDAVGRDVISDAGYGPQFVHRTGHGIGLETHEEPYIVAGSARPLEEGMTFSVEPGIYLAGRHGARIEDIVVCTADGGERLNRTSRELAVIAG, from the coding sequence ATGCCCGACCCGGCCAGCCCGCTCCAGCTCACGGTCACCTCGGGCCGCCTGCGGCAGGCGCGTGAAAGTGCCGCCCGTGCCGGGGTCGACGCCCTCCTGATTTCGCCAGGTGCGGATCTGCGGTATCTGACGGGCTATCACGCCGCACCGCTCGAGCGGCTCACCTGCCTGGTGCTGCCCGTCGAGGGCGATCCGTTCCTGCTCGTGCCGGCCCTGGAGGAGCCGGCCGCACACGCTTCGCCTGCCGCGGGCCTCGATCTGGAGATCATCAGCTGGCAGGAGACGCAGGACCCGTACGCGATCGCTGTCGCGCGGCTGCCCGCGCGCGGGACGGTCGGCATCGACAATCGGATGTGGGCCGAGAAGGCGATGGCGTTCCAGGCAGCCCTGCCCGGCGGCAGGCAAGTCCTCGCCGGGCCCGTCCTGGGTGAGCTGCGTATGCGTAAGACGCCGAAGGAGGTGCAGGCGCTTCGGCAGGCCGCAGCGGCCATCGACCGCGTGCACGCACGCATGGCCGAATGGCTGCGGGTGGGACGCTCGGAGCGGGAGATCGGACGGGACATCGCGGATGCCATCATCACCGAGGGGCACGTCCAGGTCGACTTCGTGATCGTCGGGTCAGGGCCCAACAGCGCCAGCCCCCACCACGAGCTGTCGGACCGGGTGCTCCGTGCGGGGGACTCGGTGGTCGTGGACATCGGTGGAACCACTGCGGCCGGGTACTGTTCCGACTCCACTCGCTGCTACACGCTCGGCGAGCCGCCGGCGGAATACCGTCGCCTGTATGAGGTGCTGTTGCGCGCCCAGCGGGCTCAGACCGCCGCCGTGCGGCCGGGCATCACTGCCGAGGAACTGGACGCCGTCGGGCGGGACGTCATTTCGGACGCCGGCTACGGCCCGCAGTTCGTCCACCGTACCGGTCACGGAATCGGCCTCGAGACCCATGAGGAGCCTTACATCGTGGCGGGTTCGGCACGGCCTCTGGAAGAGGGGATGACGTTCTCGGTCGAACCGGGCATCTACCTGGCCGGACGCCACGGCGCCAGGATCGAGGACATCGTGGTGTGCACTGCGGACGGAGGCGAACGGCTCAACCGGACCAGCCGGGAACTCGCCGTCATCGCCGGCTGA
- a CDS encoding PucR family transcriptional regulator — MTASNAAEPDSAPQLGGIPVHERLRAAAAALAPAVMARLVEGLPAYGALPSEQLRGEVTREVDRGIRAFTEVLRTGEPPGETELARISESSARRADEGVPLEAVVGAYHFGAQECAARVLAAAGPGDLPDLLLVQDRLLGYLRLVSCAVAAGYVQERQAALSDEQVARQSLLSRLLEGGDPQTAADRAGLPLPPCYLVLGITMGPHPDELLPGVNHTVAARRKLRRLRNELQRQTAGDPLSALSGNGGLVLIPSDTPPGDFGSTDRDRLSRLVEHLGRMCGAELLVAAAAAAPGGVADAARLVGEVREVAQASGRGPGLYLLDDVLLEYQLSRPSRARDRLAVLLDPLTRRPELLDTLRTFLACGLDRRQAAARLQVHPNTVDYRLRKATELTGLDAARGADQLTLRAALAAHDTVRHGGHDIG; from the coding sequence GTGACCGCATCCAACGCGGCGGAGCCCGACTCGGCGCCGCAGCTCGGCGGCATACCCGTCCACGAGCGGCTCAGGGCCGCCGCGGCGGCCCTGGCACCCGCGGTGATGGCCCGGCTCGTCGAGGGGCTTCCCGCCTACGGGGCACTCCCCTCCGAACAGCTTCGCGGCGAGGTCACCCGGGAGGTGGACCGCGGCATCCGGGCCTTCACCGAGGTGCTGCGCACCGGCGAGCCGCCGGGAGAGACCGAACTGGCGAGGATCAGCGAATCATCGGCCCGGCGCGCGGACGAGGGCGTACCGCTGGAGGCCGTCGTCGGGGCCTACCACTTCGGTGCGCAGGAGTGCGCGGCCCGGGTCCTCGCGGCCGCAGGGCCGGGCGACCTGCCGGACCTGCTGCTGGTCCAGGACCGGCTGCTCGGCTACCTCCGCCTGGTGAGCTGCGCGGTCGCGGCCGGGTACGTCCAGGAGCGGCAGGCGGCGCTCAGCGACGAGCAGGTCGCCCGGCAGTCGCTGCTGTCCCGGCTGCTGGAGGGCGGCGACCCACAGACCGCGGCCGACCGCGCTGGCCTCCCGCTGCCGCCCTGCTACCTGGTCCTGGGCATCACCATGGGACCGCACCCCGACGAGCTGCTGCCCGGTGTGAACCACACCGTCGCCGCCCGCCGCAAACTCCGGCGGCTGCGCAACGAACTGCAGCGCCAGACCGCGGGCGACCCGCTGTCCGCGCTGTCCGGGAACGGCGGCCTGGTGCTGATCCCCTCCGACACACCGCCGGGCGACTTCGGCAGCACGGACCGGGACCGGCTCTCCCGGCTGGTCGAACACCTCGGCCGGATGTGCGGCGCCGAGCTGCTGGTGGCAGCGGCCGCCGCCGCACCGGGGGGCGTGGCGGACGCCGCCCGACTGGTGGGCGAGGTACGGGAGGTGGCGCAGGCATCCGGCCGCGGACCCGGGCTGTACCTCCTCGACGACGTCCTGCTGGAGTACCAGCTGAGCCGCCCGAGCCGGGCCAGGGACAGGCTCGCCGTGCTGCTCGACCCACTGACCCGGCGCCCCGAACTGCTCGACACGCTGCGCACGTTCCTCGCTTGCGGCCTCGACCGGCGCCAGGCGGCCGCCCGCCTCCAGGTCCACCCCAACACGGTCGACTACCGCCTGCGCAAGGCCACGGAGCTCACCGGCCTGGACGCCGCCCGGGGCGCCGACCAGCTGACACTGCGCGCCGCGCTGGCCGCCCACGACACCGTCCGGCACGGCGGACACGACATCGGCTGA
- a CDS encoding substrate-binding domain-containing protein, with product MVGCDDIPAAALAVPPLTTVATDSAADAERIARTVVQALTGEPGPPVPTSNTFSLVVRQSSTAGPAPTPDPFTSAGQVAGRTP from the coding sequence GTGGTGGGCTGCGACGACATTCCGGCCGCGGCACTGGCCGTACCGCCGCTGACGACGGTCGCCACCGACTCCGCGGCGGACGCCGAACGCATCGCCCGTACCGTCGTACAGGCCCTCACCGGCGAACCCGGGCCACCGGTGCCGACCTCCAACACCTTCAGCCTCGTCGTACGGCAGTCCTCGACCGCGGGGCCGGCTCCGACCCCCGATCCTTTCACTTCGGCGGGCCAGGTGGCCGGTCGCACCCCTTGA